Proteins from one Nakamurella multipartita DSM 44233 genomic window:
- a CDS encoding winged helix-turn-helix transcriptional regulator codes for MELLLLTTDPSPTSVLPAVDLLPIRIRSAAPEAASLVTSGPYDLLLLDARHDLAAARTLCRLLGADGLAVSILAIVTEGGMVAIGPEWGVSDVVLASAGPAEVHARLRLLAARTSNSANSGLISLGDLTIEEDTYTARLRGRPLELTYKEFELLKFLAQHPGRVFTREQLVTEVWGYDFFGGTRTVDVHVRRLRAKLGAEHEALIGTVRNVGYKMVPPARSALRDESAGTPA; via the coding sequence ATGGAGCTCCTGCTGCTCACCACCGACCCCAGCCCGACGTCGGTGTTGCCCGCGGTCGATCTGCTTCCGATCCGCATTCGTTCGGCCGCGCCCGAGGCGGCCTCGCTCGTCACCTCCGGCCCGTACGACCTGTTGCTGCTCGACGCCCGCCACGATCTGGCCGCCGCCCGCACCCTGTGCCGTTTGCTCGGCGCCGACGGGCTGGCGGTGTCCATCCTGGCCATCGTGACCGAGGGCGGCATGGTCGCCATTGGCCCGGAATGGGGCGTCTCCGACGTGGTGCTGGCCTCGGCCGGCCCGGCCGAGGTGCACGCCCGGCTGCGGCTGCTGGCCGCCCGGACCAGCAATTCGGCCAATTCCGGGCTGATCAGCCTGGGTGATCTGACGATCGAAGAGGACACCTACACGGCCCGGCTGCGCGGCCGCCCGCTCGAACTGACCTACAAGGAGTTCGAGCTGCTTAAGTTCCTGGCCCAGCATCCGGGCCGGGTGTTCACCCGCGAGCAGCTGGTCACCGAGGTCTGGGGCTACGACTTCTTCGGCGGCACCCGCACCGTCGACGTGCACGTCCGCCGCCTGCGGGCCAAGCTCGGCGCCGAGCACGAGGCGCTCATCGGCACCGTCCGCAACGTCGGTTACAAGATGGTCCCGCCGGCCCGTTCGGCCTTGCGGGACGAATCCGCCGGCACCCCGGCGTGA
- the mshD gene encoding mycothiol synthase, whose amino-acid sequence MTLEPAGEPAAWHAAPDEAAALAALIDAAAAADGVAPISGHVRDAVRSGAAQVLIDPGASPDDPAGVAVALAQDPAEVTVAPDRRRQGRGRSLVRAAVERQGAVWAYGDLPAAQALASALNLRPTRVLLQMRRPLPIEPLGYQPPAGVRIRTFQPGRDEDAFLRVNARAFASHPEQGRLDRSGLGEEMAQDWFDPNGFFLAVTDPGDELLAFHWTKVHPAEPAGQNPTGALGEIYVLGVDPAAGIRGLGSVLAERGLQYLAQRGLDTALLYVESDNAPAVRLYERLGFTVFQRNVVYRPTNQG is encoded by the coding sequence GTGACCCTCGAACCGGCCGGTGAGCCCGCCGCCTGGCACGCCGCGCCGGACGAAGCGGCCGCGCTGGCCGCCCTGATCGACGCGGCCGCGGCCGCCGACGGCGTCGCCCCCATCTCCGGTCATGTCCGGGACGCCGTGCGCAGCGGCGCCGCACAGGTGCTGATCGACCCTGGGGCCTCGCCCGACGACCCGGCCGGCGTGGCCGTCGCCCTGGCTCAGGATCCGGCCGAGGTCACCGTGGCCCCCGACCGGCGTCGGCAGGGCCGGGGCCGATCGCTGGTCCGGGCCGCCGTCGAGCGGCAGGGGGCCGTCTGGGCTTACGGCGACCTGCCCGCGGCGCAGGCCCTGGCCAGTGCGCTGAACCTGCGGCCCACCCGCGTGCTGCTGCAGATGCGCCGCCCGCTGCCGATCGAGCCGTTGGGCTACCAGCCGCCGGCCGGGGTGCGGATCCGCACCTTCCAGCCGGGCCGGGACGAGGACGCGTTCCTGCGGGTCAACGCCCGGGCCTTCGCCAGCCACCCGGAACAGGGCCGGCTGGACCGCTCCGGGCTGGGCGAGGAGATGGCCCAGGACTGGTTCGACCCGAACGGCTTCTTCCTGGCCGTCACCGACCCCGGCGACGAGCTGCTGGCCTTCCACTGGACCAAGGTCCACCCGGCCGAACCCGCCGGCCAGAACCCCACCGGCGCCCTCGGCGAGATCTACGTTCTCGGCGTCGACCCGGCCGCCGGCATCCGCGGGCTGGGGTCGGTGCTGGCCGAACGCGGGCTGCAGTATTTGGCCCAGCGCGGCCTGGACACCGCCCTGCTCTACGTCGAATCCGACAACGCCCCCGCGGTCCGGCTCTACGAACGGCTCGGGTTCACCGTCTTCCAGCGCAACGTGGTCTACCGGCCGACGAACCAGGGCTGA
- a CDS encoding alpha/beta hydrolase family protein: MTRSSPAPKTHVVGSGLQCVTDDDVTLSGVHVPGPTDRPAFVLGHGFTHGIAKPATRAAIDAFAEHGAVVAVDFRGHGQSAGRSSVGRDEVLDLDAVVRWTRAAGYPTVAVVGFSLGAAVALRQSALGTDRPDVVVAVSAPSRWYVRESVPMRRLHWLLEHPLAVQMGAALGVRLGEPWSDLPRSPIEVAGDIDIPLLLVHGTQDDYFTPAHAIALQDASRDGQLWIEPGMGHGESGLTPELADRIAAWTGAWTVAGQSAGSPPGA; this comes from the coding sequence GTGACGCGGTCATCGCCTGCCCCCAAGACGCACGTGGTGGGGTCGGGGTTGCAGTGCGTCACCGATGATGACGTGACCCTGTCCGGGGTGCACGTCCCGGGTCCGACCGACCGGCCGGCCTTCGTGCTGGGCCACGGCTTCACCCACGGCATCGCCAAGCCGGCCACCCGCGCCGCCATCGACGCGTTCGCCGAGCACGGCGCCGTGGTGGCCGTCGATTTCCGCGGGCACGGCCAGTCGGCCGGCCGCTCGTCGGTGGGTCGCGACGAGGTCCTGGACCTGGACGCGGTGGTGCGCTGGACCCGGGCCGCCGGGTACCCGACGGTGGCCGTGGTCGGCTTCTCCCTGGGCGCCGCGGTGGCCCTGCGCCAGTCCGCCCTGGGCACCGACCGGCCGGACGTGGTCGTCGCGGTGTCGGCACCGTCCCGCTGGTACGTGCGCGAGAGCGTGCCCATGCGGCGCCTGCACTGGCTGCTGGAGCACCCGCTGGCCGTGCAGATGGGCGCCGCGCTCGGCGTCCGGCTCGGCGAGCCCTGGTCGGACCTGCCGCGCAGCCCGATCGAGGTCGCCGGCGACATCGACATCCCGCTGCTGCTGGTGCACGGCACGCAGGACGACTACTTCACCCCCGCGCACGCCATCGCCCTGCAGGACGCGTCCCGCGACGGTCAGCTGTGGATCGAGCCCGGCATGGGTCACGGGGAGAGCGGGCTGACCCCGGAACTGGCCGACCGCATCGCGGCCTGGACCGGCGCCTGGACCGTCGCCGGTCAATCCGCCGGTTCCCCGCCCGGGGCCTGA